From the genome of Chlorogloeopsis sp. ULAP01, one region includes:
- a CDS encoding thioredoxin domain-containing protein has product MTNRLAEAKSLYLRKHAENPIDWWPWCDEALATAKAQNKPIFLSIGYSSCHWCTVMEGEAFSDPAVAEYMNANFIPIKVDREERPDLDSIYMQSLQMMSGQGGWPLNVFLSPEDLVPFYAGTYFPLEPRYGRPGFLQVLQAIRRYYDTEKEDLRDRKAVILESLLTSAVLQFQGTTQAQDRELLRKGWETSTGIITPNQYGNSFPMIPYAELALRGTRFSFPGSTWERESKYDGKQICTQRGLDLALGGIYDHVSGGFHRYTVDPTWTVPHFEKMLYDNGQIVEYLANLWSAGVQEPAFERAIAHTVQWLKREMTDISGYFWAAQDADSFITGEETEPEEGAFYVWSYSELEQLLTHEELTELQQSFTVTANGNFEGKNVLQRRHPGELSETLETALTKLFVARYGATPESLQTFPPARNNQEAKTSNWPGRIPSVTDTKMIVAWNSLMISGLARAYAVFRQPSYLELATQAANFILNNQFVNGRFHRLNYEGQATVLAQSEDYAFFIKALLDLHTCCPDQKNWLESAIALQEEFDEYLWSVELGGYYNTSSDATQDLIVRERSYADNATPSANGVAIANLVRLALLTDNLHYLDLAEQGLRAFHSAMNHAPQACPSLFTALDWYSNSTLIRTTTEQINSLSSQYLPTAVFTAESKLPQGSVGLVCQGLKCLPAPESLENLLQQVQQSQTRG; this is encoded by the coding sequence ATGACTAATCGCCTTGCTGAAGCTAAAAGCCTCTACCTCCGCAAACACGCCGAAAATCCTATCGATTGGTGGCCTTGGTGTGATGAAGCACTCGCCACTGCAAAAGCGCAAAATAAACCTATTTTTCTCTCCATTGGCTACTCTAGCTGCCACTGGTGTACTGTTATGGAAGGAGAAGCGTTTTCCGACCCGGCTGTTGCCGAGTACATGAACGCCAATTTTATCCCTATTAAAGTAGATAGAGAAGAAAGACCAGACCTCGATAGCATTTATATGCAGTCTTTGCAGATGATGAGCGGGCAAGGAGGTTGGCCTTTAAATGTTTTTCTTTCTCCAGAAGATTTAGTGCCGTTTTACGCTGGTACATACTTTCCATTGGAACCACGCTACGGTCGTCCAGGGTTTTTGCAAGTTCTGCAAGCGATTCGCCGTTACTACGATACAGAAAAAGAAGATTTGCGCGATCGCAAAGCAGTAATTTTAGAGTCGCTTCTTACCTCTGCGGTGTTGCAATTTCAGGGTACAACACAAGCTCAAGACCGTGAATTACTACGAAAAGGCTGGGAAACCAGCACGGGGATCATTACTCCCAATCAATACGGTAATAGTTTTCCGATGATTCCTTATGCAGAATTAGCTCTGCGGGGAACACGATTCTCGTTCCCTGGTTCTACCTGGGAACGCGAATCTAAATACGACGGCAAGCAAATTTGCACCCAGCGAGGACTTGATCTGGCATTGGGCGGAATTTACGATCATGTGAGTGGAGGGTTTCACCGCTACACAGTTGATCCCACTTGGACTGTGCCTCACTTTGAAAAAATGCTCTACGACAATGGTCAAATTGTAGAGTACTTGGCTAATCTTTGGAGTGCGGGAGTACAGGAACCTGCCTTTGAGAGAGCGATCGCACATACTGTGCAATGGCTGAAACGAGAAATGACGGATATATCAGGTTACTTCTGGGCTGCTCAAGATGCCGATAGCTTTATCACTGGTGAAGAAACTGAACCAGAGGAGGGAGCATTTTATGTCTGGAGTTACAGTGAACTAGAGCAATTACTTACTCACGAAGAACTAACAGAATTACAACAATCGTTTACAGTTACCGCTAACGGCAACTTTGAAGGTAAGAACGTACTGCAAAGGCGTCATCCAGGAGAACTGAGCGAAACGTTAGAAACAGCGTTAACGAAATTGTTTGTAGCTCGGTATGGTGCAACCCCTGAATCGCTACAAACTTTTCCACCCGCTCGCAATAACCAAGAGGCAAAAACAAGCAATTGGCCTGGTCGAATTCCATCGGTAACAGATACTAAAATGATTGTTGCCTGGAATAGTTTGATGATTTCCGGCTTGGCAAGAGCGTATGCAGTATTCCGACAACCTTCTTATTTGGAACTAGCAACTCAGGCAGCGAACTTTATCTTAAATAATCAGTTTGTAAATGGGCGGTTCCATCGTCTTAATTATGAAGGACAAGCAACCGTACTAGCTCAATCTGAAGATTACGCCTTCTTTATCAAAGCCCTATTGGATTTACATACTTGTTGCCCCGATCAAAAAAATTGGTTAGAAAGCGCGATCGCTCTCCAAGAAGAATTTGACGAATATCTTTGGAGTGTCGAATTAGGTGGATACTACAACACATCCAGCGATGCAACTCAAGATTTAATCGTGCGAGAGCGCAGTTATGCAGATAATGCCACACCTTCTGCAAATGGAGTAGCGATCGCAAATCTTGTGCGTCTTGCTTTGCTTACCGACAATCTCCATTATTTAGATTTAGCCGAGCAGGGCTTGAGGGCATTTCACTCTGCCATGAATCATGCTCCCCAAGCTTGCCCAAGTTTATTTACCGCCTTGGATTGGTATAGCAATTCGACTTTGATTCGCACTACAACCGAGCAGATTAACTCATTAAGTTCTCAGTATTTGCCAACTGCTGTATTCACCGCAGAATCAAAATTACCACAAGGTAGTGTTGGGCTAGTTTGCCAAGGTTTGAAATGTTTGCCAGCACCTGAGAGTTTAGAAAACCTGTTGCAGCAGGTACAGCAAAGTCAGACTAGGGGATAA
- a CDS encoding VOC family protein produces MNKPPVLKNINPMIPAGSDMEVAIAFYEQQLGFTTIHKEGEPVRMAIVQRDGATIFLLKNDDKHLAEWTSFRVFVDGIEQLYAEFQAKGGQMIHPNGKLETKPWGMKEFAVIDPAGVCITFYEPAN; encoded by the coding sequence ATGAACAAGCCACCTGTACTTAAAAACATTAACCCGATGATTCCAGCAGGAAGCGACATGGAAGTAGCGATCGCGTTTTATGAGCAACAGCTTGGCTTTACAACTATCCATAAAGAAGGCGAGCCAGTGAGGATGGCGATCGTCCAACGAGATGGGGCGACAATTTTTCTGCTTAAGAACGATGATAAACACCTGGCAGAATGGACAAGTTTTCGTGTCTTTGTTGATGGTATCGAGCAACTTTACGCAGAATTTCAAGCCAAAGGAGGACAGATGATTCACCCAAACGGTAAGCTAGAAACTAAACCTTGGGGAATGAAAGAGTTTGCCGTGATTGATCCGGCTGGTGTGTGTATCACTTTTTATGAACCAGCAAACTGA
- a CDS encoding nucleoside-diphosphate sugar epimerase/dehydratase, with translation MNLLFFVSHWLIQKSSNILLNKLLKMRNRHWLILDISIFATTPLLALILRLDGIPSLEAYLPNLAFATILFLLIKQFILWSSGFYRRYWRYASIEELTYIAMLMAAAIIIQSFCFDVIHSIPNSVFSGLPRSLPLIDGLLSFIFIGGLRFSIKAVERTNKKRAVFNPSQRVLIVGAGNAGVTLLQEMQTNPQQGFYPVAFVDDDPQKLYAHIRGVPVVGDRHKIPDIVKSLQIHKVIIAMPTVAGKVIREIVDICKATGIQTSTLPGIHEILNGRVRVDSIRDVRIEDLLRREPIQTDIGRVAEFLAGKRVLITGAGGSIGSELCRQIYKCHPAQMMLMGHGENSVFNIQQELEQLVQALKENGKAEQYTPSLHIFIGDIRYRDRLKHAFERFQPDVIFHAAAHKHVPLMELNSPEAITNNVLGTKNLVDLALQYKVQHFVMISTDKAVNPTNVMGASKRVAEMLVLQAAKKSGLSYVAVRFGNVLGSRGSVVPTFTRQILAGGPVTVTHPEIRRYFMTIPEAVQLVLQAAVIGHGGEVLMLNMGQPVKIVDLAKELIRLCGYEVNKDIEIVFTGLRPGEKLFEELFIEGEEYEPTEHEKLLVVKNASRIVPDNLTISVEDLCKAAAKNHTNLILFLLEQIVPGYKPKYLESHVLVDTVANNNLLAGTNGKITVRVKPGSV, from the coding sequence ATGAATTTACTATTTTTTGTTTCTCATTGGTTGATACAAAAATCAAGCAATATATTGCTGAATAAATTGCTGAAAATGAGAAACAGGCATTGGTTAATACTCGACATCAGTATTTTCGCCACTACACCCCTATTAGCTTTGATTCTACGCTTAGATGGAATACCTAGCCTAGAAGCATATCTGCCAAACTTAGCATTTGCCACAATCCTATTTTTGCTGATCAAACAATTCATTTTATGGAGTTCTGGTTTTTATCGCCGTTACTGGCGCTATGCCAGCATTGAAGAACTCACATACATCGCTATGTTGATGGCAGCAGCGATTATCATACAATCGTTTTGTTTTGATGTGATTCATAGCATCCCAAACTCTGTTTTCAGTGGACTTCCACGTTCATTGCCATTAATTGATGGACTACTTTCGTTTATTTTCATCGGTGGTTTGCGTTTCAGCATCAAAGCAGTAGAAAGAACCAACAAAAAACGAGCAGTATTTAACCCCTCACAACGAGTACTGATCGTCGGGGCTGGTAACGCCGGAGTGACTCTACTGCAAGAAATGCAAACAAATCCTCAACAGGGTTTTTATCCAGTTGCCTTTGTTGACGACGATCCCCAAAAACTATATGCACACATTCGCGGTGTTCCTGTAGTGGGCGATCGCCACAAAATACCTGATATTGTCAAATCTTTGCAAATTCACAAGGTGATTATTGCAATGCCAACAGTTGCAGGAAAAGTGATTCGAGAAATCGTTGATATTTGCAAAGCTACCGGCATTCAAACCAGTACTTTACCAGGAATACATGAAATCCTGAATGGACGAGTAAGAGTGGATAGCATTCGTGATGTGCGGATTGAAGATTTACTCAGGCGTGAACCAATACAGACAGATATTGGACGAGTTGCGGAATTTTTGGCAGGCAAGAGAGTACTAATTACAGGCGCAGGCGGCTCGATTGGTAGTGAGCTTTGCCGTCAAATTTACAAATGTCATCCTGCCCAAATGATGCTAATGGGGCATGGTGAGAATTCTGTGTTCAATATTCAGCAGGAATTAGAACAACTAGTTCAAGCACTTAAAGAAAATGGCAAGGCAGAACAATACACTCCTAGTCTTCATATCTTCATTGGCGATATTCGTTACCGCGATCGCCTTAAACACGCCTTTGAGCGATTCCAGCCAGATGTGATTTTTCATGCCGCAGCCCACAAGCACGTTCCTTTGATGGAATTAAATTCACCAGAAGCAATTACTAACAACGTACTGGGAACAAAAAATTTAGTGGATCTGGCGCTGCAATACAAAGTTCAACATTTCGTGATGATATCTACAGATAAGGCAGTCAATCCCACCAATGTGATGGGAGCAAGTAAAAGAGTTGCAGAAATGTTGGTATTGCAAGCAGCAAAAAAAAGTGGCTTATCTTATGTTGCTGTGCGCTTTGGTAATGTTTTAGGTAGTCGTGGCAGTGTTGTCCCGACTTTCACTAGGCAAATTTTAGCAGGAGGCCCCGTCACAGTTACCCATCCGGAAATCCGCCGCTATTTCATGACGATTCCAGAGGCAGTGCAATTAGTGTTGCAAGCAGCAGTAATTGGGCATGGTGGAGAAGTGCTGATGTTAAATATGGGACAGCCAGTGAAAATAGTTGATTTGGCAAAGGAATTGATTCGTCTTTGTGGATATGAAGTCAACAAAGATATTGAAATTGTCTTTACTGGTTTGCGTCCGGGTGAAAAGTTATTTGAAGAGTTGTTTATTGAAGGAGAAGAGTACGAACCAACTGAGCATGAAAAGTTGTTAGTTGTCAAAAATGCGAGTCGAATTGTTCCAGATAATTTGACTATAAGTGTTGAAGATTTATGCAAGGCTGCGGCTAAGAATCATACGAATTTAATTCTGTTTCTACTTGAGCAAATTGTACCAGGGTATAAGCCAAAATATCTTGAAAGTCATGTTTTGGTAGATACAGTAGCAAATAACAATTTACTTGCAGGAACAAATGGAAAAATTACAGTCAGAGTGAAACCAGGAAGTGTATGA
- the clpP gene encoding ATP-dependent Clp endopeptidase proteolytic subunit ClpP codes for MIPIVIEQSGRGERAFDIYSRLMRERIIFLGQPIDDNVANLVVAQLLFLDAEDAEKDIYMYINSPGGSVTAGMGIFDTMKHIRPDVCTICTGLAASMGAFLLSAGAKGKRMSLPHSRMMIHQPLGGARGQATDIEIQAREILYHKQRLNDYLAEHTGQPLEKIAEDTERDFFMSPEEAREYGLIDQVIDRHAAGSRPMAVV; via the coding sequence ATGATTCCTATCGTTATTGAACAATCGGGTCGTGGCGAACGTGCCTTTGATATCTACTCACGACTGATGCGTGAGCGCATCATCTTTTTGGGACAACCGATTGATGACAACGTAGCTAACTTGGTTGTTGCCCAACTGCTATTTTTAGATGCCGAAGACGCGGAGAAAGACATTTATATGTATATCAATTCTCCTGGTGGTTCGGTGACGGCAGGGATGGGCATTTTTGATACAATGAAGCACATCCGACCGGATGTATGCACCATTTGTACCGGGCTGGCTGCCAGTATGGGTGCTTTTCTCCTCAGTGCAGGTGCCAAAGGTAAGCGGATGAGTCTTCCCCATTCTCGGATGATGATTCACCAACCTCTGGGCGGTGCCAGGGGACAAGCAACTGATATTGAAATTCAAGCTCGTGAAATTCTTTATCACAAGCAACGGCTAAATGATTATTTAGCCGAACACACTGGTCAGCCCTTGGAAAAAATTGCTGAAGACACTGAACGAGACTTCTTTATGTCGCCAGAGGAAGCCAGAGAATATGGCTTAATTGACCAAGTGATTGATCGTCACGCTGCTGGTAGCCGTCCGATGGCAGTTGTTTAG
- a CDS encoding molybdenum cofactor guanylyltransferase: protein MNQQTEKIQQCKLTAIVLAGGKSTRMGTDKALIPIQGVPMLQFICRIAEACAEKVYVITPWQERYQHLLPPKSQFIQEVPLPGETGNEPRTHGPLVGFAQALVYVETEWVLLLACDLPNLRLEVLQKWAVELDRLPQEAIAALVQKDNRWEPLCGFYRRRCLPELNQYIEQGGRSFQEWLKQYPVQVLPLPDPKMLFNFNSYQ from the coding sequence ATGAACCAGCAAACTGAGAAAATTCAGCAATGTAAATTAACTGCGATCGTTCTCGCAGGTGGTAAGAGTACGCGCATGGGGACAGACAAAGCCTTGATCCCGATTCAAGGAGTGCCGATGTTGCAATTTATTTGCCGCATAGCTGAGGCTTGTGCTGAAAAAGTCTACGTAATCACTCCCTGGCAGGAACGCTATCAACACTTGTTACCTCCCAAAAGCCAGTTCATTCAGGAAGTACCTTTACCAGGAGAAACTGGCAACGAACCTAGAACCCACGGGCCACTTGTAGGATTTGCTCAAGCACTGGTATATGTAGAAACAGAGTGGGTGTTGCTGCTAGCTTGCGATTTACCCAATTTACGGCTAGAAGTTTTACAGAAATGGGCAGTTGAACTTGATCGCTTACCCCAAGAAGCGATCGCTGCTTTAGTTCAAAAAGATAATAGATGGGAGCCGTTGTGTGGCTTTTATCGGCGTCGTTGTTTACCAGAATTAAATCAATATATTGAGCAGGGCGGGCGATCATTTCAGGAGTGGCTAAAGCAGTATCCAGTACAAGTATTACCTTTGCCCGATCCTAAAATGCTATTTAACTTTAACAGTTATCAGTAA
- the ilvN gene encoding acetolactate synthase small subunit codes for MKHTLSVLVEDEAGVLSRISGLFARRGFNIESLAVGPAEQSGISRITMVVPGDDYVIEQLTKQLYKLINVLKVQDITEIPCVERELMLLKVNATSTNRSEVVELAQIFRARVVDVAEDSLTLEVVGDPGKMVAIVQVLQKFGLREIARTGKIALTRESGVNTELLKSLEAKV; via the coding sequence ATGAAACATACCCTTTCAGTACTTGTAGAAGATGAAGCGGGTGTTCTATCCCGTATTTCTGGTTTATTTGCCCGTCGTGGCTTCAACATTGAAAGCCTTGCTGTCGGCCCAGCAGAGCAGTCAGGTATTTCTCGCATTACAATGGTCGTACCTGGTGACGATTATGTGATTGAGCAACTTACAAAACAACTTTACAAGCTCATCAACGTTTTGAAGGTACAGGACATCACCGAAATTCCTTGTGTAGAGCGAGAATTAATGTTGTTGAAAGTTAATGCTACTAGCACCAATCGCTCAGAAGTTGTTGAATTAGCACAAATTTTCCGGGCGCGAGTCGTAGATGTGGCAGAAGATTCTCTAACTTTGGAAGTTGTGGGCGATCCAGGTAAAATGGTAGCGATCGTGCAGGTATTACAAAAATTTGGTTTGAGAGAAATAGCCCGCACTGGTAAAATTGCCCTGACTCGTGAATCAGGAGTAAACACTGAGTTGCTGAAATCTTTGGAAGCAAAAGTTTAG